Proteins from one Saccharomyces eubayanus strain FM1318 chromosome XI, whole genome shotgun sequence genomic window:
- the PTM1 gene encoding Ptm1p — translation MRVRQHCRPFQLLASLLCWLLAFVAANKEKINQNDYQVCAGMYSKEDWKGKVDPFISFNVKKISEPIDESDAGIVVAIYDFQDFEHLGVELPDGEQYYICDDYAIDIGICEEEHRDEFIVQEVVYDPYTSTNKSLANPIMTFSKNDVGLHDTKYPVTKTGFYCVTAFRSSKSTKFNAVVNFRNAYGHLAGTEINKLPLYGLLAVAYVVAMALYSFAFWKHKHELLPLQKYLLAFFVFLTAETIFVWAYYDLKNEKGNTAGIKVYMVFLSILTAGKVTFSFFLLLIIALGYGIVYPKLNKTLMRRCQVYAAVTYAICIGFLIQSYLSNMQAPSALILITLIPMALALAVFYYMIISSMTKTLIYLKEQRQIVKLNMYKRLLFIIYASFLSVLAGSIVSSFIYIGMNTIDMIEKNWRSRFFITDFWPTLVYFIVFVTIAFLWRPTDTSYMLAASQQLPTDPENVADFDLGDLQSFDDQDDASIITGEHGMDEDDLNLNFTDDEEGRDNVNNHGLGHKTSPTSPRK, via the coding sequence ATGAGAGTACGTCAACATTGCCGACCTTTTCAACTGCTTGCTTCCCTTCTATGTTGGCTACTAGCGTTCGTAGCAGCTAATAAGGAGAAGATAAACCAAAATGATTACCAAGTGTGTGCAGGTATGTATTCCAAAGAGGATTGGAAGGGTAAAGTAGATCCATTTATATCGTTCAACGTCAAGAAAATTAGCGAGCCAATTGACGAATCTGATGCTGGTATTGTCGTTGCGATTTACgattttcaagatttcgAGCACTTGGGTGTAGAATTGCCTGATGGAGAACAGTACTATATCTGTGATGATTATGCTATTGACATCGGAATCTGTGAAGAAGAGCATCGTGATGAGTTTATTGTCCAAGAAGTTGTTTACGATCCATATACTTCCACGAATAAATCTCTCGCTAATCCCATCATGACGTTTTCTAAAAACGACGTAGGTTTGCACGATACTAAATACCCGGTGACGAAAACTGGATTTTACTGTGTTACTGCATTCAGATCATCGAAAAGTACCAAATTTAATGCTGTGGTAAACTTCAGAAACGCTTATGGTCACCTTGCAGGTACTGAGATCAATAAACTACCGCTATATGGTCTTTTGGCTGTCGCATATGTTGTAGCTATGGCGTTATATTCATTTGCCTTCTGGAAACACAAGCATGAATTGCTACCATTGCAAAAGTATTTGTTGGCCTTTTTCGTGTTTTTAACTGCAGAAACCATTTTCGTCTGGGCATAttatgatttgaaaaacgaaaagGGTAATACTGCCGGAATTAAAGTTTATATGGTGTTCCTATCAATATTGACAGCTGGTAAAGTcacattttcattttttcttctactgATCATTGCTCTGGGTTACGGTATTGTTTACCCTAAATTAAACAAGACTTTAATGAGGCGTTGTCAAGTGTATGCTGCAGTGACCTATGCAATTTGTATCggatttttgattcaaagTTATTTGAGCAATATGCAAGCACCATCTGCATTGATCTTAATTACTTTGATTCCAATGGCGCTTGCTTTGGCTGTATTTTACTACATGATTATCAGCTCCATGACAAAAACTTTaatttatttgaaagaacaaagacaGATTGTGAAATTGAACATGTACAAGAGGTTACTCTTCATCATTTACGCTTCCTTCTTAAGTGTTTTAGCCGGCAGTATAGTTTCATCATTTATTTACATTGGCATGAACACCATTGATATGATTGAAAAGAACTGGAGATCAAGATTCTTCATTACTGATTTCTGGCCTACGTTAGTAtatttcattgtttttgttaCCATTGCCTTCTTGTGGAGACCAACAGACACCTCATACATGCTAGCCGCATCCCAACAACTACCTACAGACCCAGAAAACGTTGCGGACTTTGACTTGGGCGATTTACAATCGTTCGACGACCAAGATGATGCCAGCATCATCACTGGTGAGCATGGTATGGACGAAGATGAcctgaatttgaatttcactgatgatgaagaaggacGTGATAATGTAAATAACCATGGTCTAGGCCATAAAACATCGCCTACTTctccaagaaaataa
- the VPS24 gene encoding ESCRT-III subunit protein VPS24, with product MDYIKKAIWGPDPKEQQRRIKSVLRKNGRSIEKSLRELAVLQNKTQQLIKKSAKKNDIRTVRLYAKELYQINKQYDRMYTSKAQLDSVRMKIDEAIRMNVLSNQMADSAGLMREVNSLVRLPQLRNTMIELEKELMKSGIISEMVDDTMESVGDTEDEMDEAVDEEVNKIVEQYTNEKFKNVDHVPTADLPTNDEEKEIPDERVDEEADRMVNEMRERLKALQN from the coding sequence ATGGATTATATCAAGAAGGCAATTTGGGGGCCTGATCCTAAGGAACAACAGAGGCGGATCAAGTCGGTACTAAGGAAAAATGGCCGAAGTATAGAAAAGTCGTTGCGAGAGCTAGCAGTCTTGCAGAATAAGACCCAGCAGCTTATCAAGAAATCCgcaaagaagaatgacATCAGGACAGTTCGATTGTATGCCAAAGAACTATACCAAATCAATAAACAGTATGATAGAATGTACACCTCCAAAGCACAGTTAGACTCTGTTCGAATGAAGATAGATGAAGCGATCAGGATGAATGTGTTATCTAATCAAATGGCGGATAGCGCAGGCTTGATGAGGGAAGTCAATTCCCTAGTGAGGCTTCCTCAGTTGAGGAATACAATGATCGAactagaaaaggaattgatGAAATCAGGTATTATAAGTGAAATGGTTGATGACACCATGGAGAGTGTTGGTGACACAGAGGACGAAATGGACGAGGCcgttgatgaagaagttaaTAAGATTGTTGAACAATATACAAACGAGAAATTCAAGAATGTCGATCATGTTCCAACGGCAGACTTACCAACGaatgacgaagaaaaagagatacCGGACGAAAGAGtcgatgaagaagcagaTAGAATGGTAAATGAAATGCGTGAAAGGCTCAAGGCGTTACAAAACTAA
- the DCW1 gene encoding putative mannan endo-1,6-alpha-mannosidase, with translation MLVNKFVGLLSVLFATRFTNAVELDLDNYQSLQNATSLVAYGLMDYYTGNQYGKTVGMFSDPYYWWEAGGAWGCMLDYWFYMENDTYNDEITAAMIHQAGDDNDYIPLNQSTTEGNDDQAFWGIAAMTAAERNFTNPPSDQPQWLYLAQAVFNTMALRWDADSCGGGLRWQIFVWNSGYDYKNTVSNGALFHIAARLARYTGNQTYVDWAEKVYEWMVGVDLISNGTYKYVYDGVSIGDNCTKVTSYQWTYNQGLLLAGSAYLYNYTGSDLWHTRTKEFLNASQVFFHDGIVYEAACQGPNSCNTDQRSFKAYFARFLGATAQLVPETRNQIMSWLNTSAIAAAKSCSGGTDGHTCGLNWFNGTWDGMYGLGEQMAALEVMVNTRALDRPAPYTAEDGGSSVGDGAAGTQAQPTNLSPLNITKGSKAGAGIITAVIGISIVACALWLVF, from the coding sequence ATGCTCGTGAACAAATTCGTAGGGTTACTGAGCGTACTCTTTGCGACAAGGTTTACGAATGCTGTCGAATTAGATTTAGACAACTACCAGTCTTTACAAAATGCTACGTCACTGGTCGCTTACGGTTTAATGGATTATTACACCGGTAATCAATATGGTAAAACAGTCGGTATGTTCTCTGATCCATACTATTGGTGGGAAGCCGGTGGTGCATGGGGCTGCATGTTGGACTACTGGTTCTACATGGAGAACGATACTTATAATGACGAAATTACAGCTGCTATGATACATCAGGCCGGTGACGACAATGACTACATTCCACTGAATCAATCTACTACTGAAGGTAATGATGATCAAGCCTTTTGGGGTATTGCTGCCATGACTGCCGCTGAAAGGAATTTCACCAATCCTCCTTCAGATCAACCCCAATGGTTATATTTGGCACAAGCCGTCTTCAATACAATGGCTTTGCGTTGGGATGCAGACTCTTGTGGTGGTGGTTTGAGATGGCAGATTTTCGTTTGGAACTCTGGTTATGACTACAAGAACACCGTTTCCAATGGTGCTTTGTTCCACATCGCTGCAAGATTGGCAAGATATACAGGTAACCAAACTTATGTCGATTGGGCCGAAAAAGTTTACGAATGGATGGTTGGTGTCGACTTAATTTCCAATGGTACCTATAAGTATGTTTACGATGGTGTTAGTATTGGTGACAACTGTACTAAAGTCACCTCGTACCAATGGACTTACAACCAAGGGTTACTATTGGCCGGTTCGGCTTACCTGTACAACTACACCGGATCAGATCTCTGGCACACAAGAACAAAGGAGTTTTTGAACGCCTCCCAAGTGTTTTTCCATGACGGTATAGTGTACGAAGCTGCTTGTCAAGGTCCAAATTCTTGTAATACAGATCAACgttctttcaaagcttACTTTGCCCGTTTCTTAGGTGCCACTGCACAACTGGTGCCAGAAACTAGAAATCAAATTATGTCCTGGTTAAACACATCCGCAATTGCTGCCGCTAAGTCATGTTCTGGTGGTACTGATGGTCACACCTGTGGGCTGAATTGGTTTAATGGTACGTGGGATGGTATGTACGGTTTAGGTGAACAAATGGCCGCTTTAGAAGTCATGGTCAACACAAGGGCCTTAGATAGACCTGCTCCGTATACTGCCGAAGATGGCGGTTCGTCTGTTGGTGATGGGGCAGCTGGTACCCAAGCACAGCCTACAAATTTGTCTCCTTTAAATATCACGAAGGGTTCCAAGGCGGGTGCAGGTATCATTACTGCTGTCATTGGTATTTCAATCGTCGCATGTGCTTTATGGCTGgtcttttga
- the PRI2 gene encoding DNA primase subunit PRI2, translating to MFRQSKRRIASRKNFSSYDDIVKSELDIGNVSAANQIILGSTSSEEEKTLYAKLHESKLSFYDLPPRGEITLEQFEIWAIDRLKILLEIESCLSRNKSIKEIETIIKPQFQKLLPFNTDNLEDKKKDYYSHFILRLCFCRSKELREKFVRAETFLLKIRFNMLTSADQTKFVQSLDLPLLQFISNEEKAELSHQLYQTVSASLQFQLNLTEEHQRRQYFQQEKFIKLPFENVIELVGNRLVFLKNGYAYLPQFQQLNLLSNEFASKLNEELLKTYQHLPRLNEDDRLLPILNHLSSGYTIADFNQQKANQFGENVDDEINAQSVWSEEISSNYPLSIKNLMEGLKKNHHLRYYGRQQLSLFLKGIGLSADEALKFWSEAFTRNGNMTMEKFNKEYRYSFRHNYGLEGNRINYKPWDCHTILSKPRPGRGDYHGCPFRDWSHDRLSAELRSMKLTQAQIISVLDSCQKGEYTIACTKVFEMTHNSASADLEIGEQTHIAHPNLYFERSRQLQKKQQKPEKEKLSNSANNQ from the coding sequence atgtttaGGCAATCAAAGAGAAGAATCGCTTCCAGGAAGAACTTCAGCTCGTACGATGACATCGTCAAGAGCGAGTTGGATATTGGCAACGTAAGCGCTGCTAACCAAATAATTTTAGGTTCCACTTCGTCGGAAGAGGAGAAGACACTGTACGCAAAGCTGCACGAGTCCAAATTATCGTTTTACGATTTACCGCCACGCGGCGAAATAACCTTGGAACAGTTTGAGATTTGGGCCATCGATCGTCTCAAGATTCTGTTGGAAATCGAATCCTGCCTTTCCAGGAACAAATCCATCAAAGAGATCGAAACCATAATCAAGCCACAGTTCCAGAAATTGCTGCCTTTCAACACAGATAACTTggaagacaagaaaaaggattATTACTctcatttcattttgagaTTATGCTTTTGTCGTTCCAAAGAGCTTCGTGAGAAATTCGTTAGAGCGGAAACTTTCCTGCTCAAGATTAGGTTCAATATGCTGACCTCAGCCGACCAAACAAAATTCGTTCAATCGTTAGATCTGCCTTTACTACAGTTTATTTCCAACGAAGAAAAGGCGGAATTGTCACACCAGTTGTACCAAACCGTCTCAGCTTCTTTACAGTTCCAATTGAATCTTACTGAAGAACACCAAAGAAGGCAGTACTTCCAACAAGAGAAATTCATAAAACTACCGTTCGAAAACGTGATAGAGCTAGTGGGTAACCGCCTagtgtttttgaaaaacggCTATGCTTATTTGCCGCAGTTCCAACAGCTGAATTTGCTATCCAATGAGTTTGCTAGTAAATTGAACGAGGAGCTATTGAAGACCTACCAGCATCTTCCAAGACTGAACGAAGATGACAGGTTGCTGCCAATTTTAAACCATCTTTCGTCAGGGTACACAATTGCAGACTTTAACCAGCAAAAGGCAAACCAATTCGGTGAAAATGTAGACGATGAAATAAATGCACAAAGTGTGTGGTCCGAGGAGATCAGCTCGAACTATCCATTGAGTATCAAAAACTTAATGGAgggtttgaagaaaaaccatCATTTGAGATATTACGGTAGGCAACAACTAAGCCTGTTTCTAAAGGGAATTGGGTTGAGCGCCGACgaagctttgaaattttggtcAGAAGCTTTCACAAGAAACGGCAACATGACGATGGAAAAGTTCAATAAAGAGTACCGCTACAGTTTTAGACACAACTACGGCCTCGAAGGTAACAGAATCAACTACAAACCGTGGGACTGTCACACCATTCTATCTAAGCCCAGACCCGGCCGCGGCGATTATCACGGATGCCCATTCCGTGACTGGAGCCACGACAGACTATCTGCAGAACTGCGTTCCATGAAACTCACCCAAGCACAAATCATAAGTGTCCTAGATTCGTGCCAAAAAGGCGAGTACACAATCGCTTGCACCAAAGTATTCGAAATGACACACAATTCCGCCTCAGCAGACTTGGAGATCGGCGAACAAACTCATATCGCACATCCTAACCTCTATTTTGAAAGGTCAAGGCAACtgcaaaagaaacaacagaaaccggaaaaggaaaaactttcCAATAGTGCCAATAACCAGTAG
- the PHD1 gene encoding Phd1p, with the protein MYHVPEMRLHYPLVSPQSTAATVPTRNYDNILPSFNELSHQNTINLPFVQREAADAYTNVAPVTASPSQTESGYYCRYYAFPLPPYAQHPQSQYQQAVLPYATIPGNNFPPSSFPMMTMVPSEVQSERSFLNPLHAHTDLPPIIQNSNDIQIAPQNSAKSMTTTMAATKKIPGLRSTVVLKPRVITTMWEDESTICYQVEANGISVVRRADNDMINGTKLLNVTKMTRGRRDGILRSEKIREVVKIGSMHLKGVWIPFERAYILAQREQILDHLYPLFVKDIESIVDTNKRNNKKSSSPDLNPGNYHSVKQESSENKDKLYTEVKHEGVRALSNEVSSQNVGGTDNSKNIDIDSEAQNRTSRAKNEIS; encoded by the coding sequence ATGTACCATGTTCCTGAAATGAGGCTGCATTACCCCTTGGTGAGCCCCCAATCTACCGCTGCAACTGTTCCCACCAGAAATTACGATAATATTCTTCCTTCGTTCAACGAACTATCTCATCAAAACACGATCAATCTTCCTTTTGTCCAGCGTGAAGCCGCGGACGCATATACAAACGTTGCTCCTGTAACGGCATCACCATCCCAGACTGAATCGGGCTATTACTGCCGTTACTACGCTTTCCCTCTGCCTCCCTACGCACAGCACCCTCAGTCTCAATACCAACAGGCTGTGCTTCCTTACGCTACCATTCCAGGCAATAACTTCCCACCATCGTCTTTCCCCATGATGACCATGGTGCCATCAGAAGTTCAGTCTGAAAGATCTTTTTTAAACCCTTTGCACGCTCATACAGATCTGCCCCCAATCATCCAAAACTCCAATGATATCCAAATCGCGCCCCAAAACAGTGCTAAGTCAATGACGACCACGATGGCGgcaaccaaaaaaattcctgGACTTCGTTCCACCGTGGTTCTTAAACCGCGTGTGATTACAACAATGTGGGAAGACGAAAGTACCATCTGCTATCAAGTCGAGGCGAACGGCATATCTGTCGTGCGCAGGGCGGATAACGATATGATTAACGGTACAAAGTTACTGAACGTCACGAAGATGACGAGGGGAAGAAGAGATGGCATACTAAGATCGGAAAAGATTAGAGAAGTCGTAAAGATCGGCTCTATGCACCTCAAAGGTGTTTGGATTCCTTTCGAAAGAGCGTATATCCTGGCTCAGCGTGAACAAATTCTGGACCATTTATACCCACTTTTTGTTAAGGACATAGAATCCATTGTTGATACCAACAAACgcaataacaaaaaatcttcttccCCAGATCTTAACCCTGGAAATTATCATTCTGTTAAGCAAGAATCATCCGAAAACAAGGACAAACTTTATACTGAAGTTAAGCATGAGGGCGTTAGAGCCCTCTCGAATGAAGTGTCTTCCCAGAATGTGGGAGGAACGGATAACTCAAAGAACATTGATATCGACAGTGAGGCCCAAAACAGAACAAGCAGAgccaaaaatgaaatatccTAA
- the NFU1 gene encoding Nfu1p, with amino-acid sequence MFKSIARLRRPRFTFLNSQRFIHIKTLTTPNENALKFLSTDGELLQTRGSKSIVIKNTDENLINHSKLAQQIFVQCPGVESLMIGDDFLTINKDRMVHWNVIEPEIIELLTKQLASGNDVISEEFHAVQEEEGEGGYKINMPKFELTAEDEEVSELIEELIDTRIRPAILEDGGDIDYRGWDPKTGTVYLRLQGACTTCSSSEVTLKYGIESMLKHYVDEVKEVIQIMDPEQEIALKEFDKLEKKLESSKNSRGA; translated from the coding sequence ATGTTCAAGTCAATAGCTAGGTTGCGGAGGCCGCGGTTCacctttttgaattctcaACGGTTTATTCACATCAAGACTTTAACTACtccaaatgaaaatgcCTTGAAATTTCTCTCCACGGATGGTGAGCTGTTGCAAACTCGTGGTTCCAAGAGCATCGTCATCAAAAACACTGATGAAAATCTCATCAACCATTCCAAGCTAGCACAACAGATCTTTGTCCAATGCCCCGGAGTGGAGTCGTTGATGATAGGTGATGATTTTCTCACTATTAATAAAGATAGAATGGTCCACTGGAACGTCATTGAGCCCGAAATCATCGAGTTATTGACCAAGCAGCTTGCTTCTGGCAACGATGTGATATCTGAGGAATTCCATGCtgttcaagaagaagaaggagaaggtGGCTACAAGATCAATATGCCTAAGTTTGAACTTACTGcggaagatgaagaagtcaGCGAGTTGATCGAAGAGCTAATAGACACAAGAATAAGACCGGCAATATTAGAAGATGGTGGTGACATTGACTACCGTGGTTGGGATCCAAAGACGGGAACCGTGTATTTGAGATTACAGGGTGCATGTACTACTTGCTCGTCTAGTGAAGTGACTTTGAAATATGGTATTGAATCCATGCTGAAGCATTATGTGGACGAGGTAAAAGAAGTAATTCAAATAATGGATCCcgaacaagaaattgcGTTAAAGGAATTTGACAAGCTCgagaagaaattggaaTCGAGTAAAAATAGCCGTGGTGCTTAA
- the SPC42 gene encoding Spc42p codes for MNGSPTPKRYSSKSSRLYDDYYNIPYQYSNPIPMNRDYNDIGSRMNADKLVPEEYKRNTEFINKAVQQNKELNFKLREKQNEIFELKKIAETLRSKLEKYVDITKRLEDQNLNLQIKANDLEKKLSEANVIIKDRRYSNIKEPVVDENVISQDYDQINVPKNRPPDAGINPRSNNKAYNGSEQDNRLKAIEKTLSVLTDYVMRTEESNNDRASLPSPLNTMSPINNRLNFQEAKKYNPTLKSNPSDDDIMMYESAELKRVEEQIEELKRKILVRKKHDLRKLSLNNQLQELQNIMDGDENVKEDNPSKHNKAHHSTHHHPSHSHRDYSPSSNACLECSANELYEKNKGKSEINLSETFATPTPNNR; via the coding sequence ATGAACGGATCTCCCACACCTAAGCGATATTCATCCAAATCTTCAAGACTCTACGACGACTATTACAATATCCCATATCAATATTCCAACCCAATTCCAATGAATAGAGACTACAACGACATAGGTTCACGCATGAATGCCGATAAGCTCGTGCCAGAGGAGTACAAACGGAACACagaatttatcaacaaagCTGTCcaacaaaacaaagagCTGAACTTCAAACTGagagaaaagcaaaacgaAATATTTGAGCTCAAGAAGATAGCTGAAACTCTACGCTcgaaattggaaaaatacGTCGATATCACCAAAAGGCTCGAAGACCAAAACCTCAATCTACAAATAAAGGCAAacgatttggaaaagaaactttctGAGGCCAACGTGATTATCAAAGATAGACGCTACTCCAATATCAAGGAGCCAGTGGTTGATGAAAATGTCATTTCTCAGGACTACGATCAAATAAATGTACCTAAAAACAGACCTCCAGATGCAGGAATCAATCCCCGCTCAAACAACAAGGCCTATAATGGTTCGGAACAAGATAATAGGCTAAAAGCGATTGAAAAAACTCTTTCAGTCCTTACAGATTACGTCATGAGGACAGAAGAGAGTAATAATGATAGAGCATCCTTGCCATCTCCTTTGAATACGATGTCGCCAATAAATAATCGTTTGAATTTtcaagaagcaaaaaaatacaaccCCACGCTCAAATCAAATCCATCGGATGATGACATTATGATGTATGAGAGCGCAGAATTAAAGCGtgttgaagaacaaatagAAGAGTTAAAGAGGAAAATActggtaagaaaaaaacatgatCTAAGGAAACTGTCTCTAAATAACCAGCTTCAAGAACTACAAAATATTATGGATGGCGATGAAAAcgtaaaagaagacaatCCATCGAAACACAACAAGGCGCACCACAGTACGCATCATCATCCTTCACATTCCCATCGGGATTATTCACCATCTTCTAATGCTTGCTTAGAGTGTTCTGCCAATGAGCTGTAcgagaaaaacaaaggtAAGTCAGAGATTAATTTATCTGAGACGTTTGCAACTCCCACTCCTAACAACCGATAA